A single window of Plasmodium reichenowi strain SY57 chromosome 14, whole genome shotgun sequence DNA harbors:
- a CDS encoding hypothetical protein (conserved Plasmodium protein, unknown function): MPAKSKKDMQEEKCHRIKEDNKNENDSNNNLFLKEEKEIYTYKKLDEQNKEKECNDNKDQEINNKKKKINDNKKEDMDKQNTTQNEEKKDEDSVFFKRIINVEITPNIKNFIELFLLSREDILNWCSKNNSMYSYKINEKIWNIIFSDSKNTLENFLKEKSINIDMLSVLVYIYNLYCTNNNKDKINFQDIMNSSCITYRGIYENIDENSKTFKNLLREEREYKRIVGDTNNQTNDFFSNYKKSYPYGINLIIGIFLTFLGGYYGSLILGYTKFTTRLICGILFSYVTLILEVIIFIIINEKIENVKKNQKKMGSNYELYERVHIKDDNEDKKKKKIMESVELIEETTKPSTVKQRKKT, encoded by the exons ATGCCAGCAAAAAGTAAAAAAGATATGCAAGAGGAAAAATGTCATAGaataaaagaagataataaaaatgaaaatgattctaataataatttgtttttgaaagaagaaaaagaaatatatacatataaaaaacttgatgaacaaaataaagaGAAGGAAtgtaatgataataaagatcaagaaataaataacaagaaaaagaaaataaatgataacaaaaaagaagatatGGATAAACAAAATACAACACAAAATGAGGAAAAGAAAGATGAAGATagtgttttttttaaaagaataataaatgttGAAATTACTccaaatataaaaaatttcatagaattatttcttttaagtagagaagatatattaaattgGTGTTCAAAAAACAATTCCATGTATTCctataaaattaatgaaaaaatatggaaTATCATTTTTAGTGATTCAAAAAATACCTTAGAAAACTTTCTAAAGGAAAAAAGTATTAACATTGATATGTTGAGTGTGcttgtatatatatataacttatattgtactaataataataaagacAAAATAAACTTCCAGGACATTATGAACAGTTCTTGCATAACat ACCGGGGTATATACGAAAATATAGACGAAAACAGTAAAACGTTTAAGAATTTATTAAGAGAAGAAAGAGAATATAAAAGGATAGTAGGAGATACCAATAATCAGACAAATGACTTTTTTAGcaattataaaaaatctTATCC atatggtataaatttaataataggcatttttttaactttCTTAGGAGGATATTATGGAAGTCTCATATTGGGATATACAAAATTCACAACG AGATTAATTTGTGGAATATTATTTTCGTATGTCACATTAATTTTGGAagttataatttttataattattaacGAGAAGATAGAAAACGTAAAGAAgaatcaaaaaaaaatgggAAGTAATTATGAATTGTATGAAAGGGTTCATATAAAAGATGATAATGAGgacaagaaaaaaaaaaaaattatggaAAGCGTGGAATTAATTGAAGAGACTACTAAACCTTCAACTGTTAAGCAAAGAAAGAAAACATAA